One part of the Cyprinus carpio isolate SPL01 chromosome B12, ASM1834038v1, whole genome shotgun sequence genome encodes these proteins:
- the opn4b gene encoding opsin 4b, whose translation MNASRSLSMGIPTQAPNSTAVSADTLAPWNYSAVSAHKLMELPARATTVAMVQNVRHPFPTVDVPDHAHYTIGSVILAVGITGMVGNFLVMYAFCKSRSLRTPANMFIINLAVTDFLMCVTQTPIFFTTSLHKRWIFGEKGCELYAFCGALFGICSMITLMIIAVDRYFVITRPLASIGVMSRKRALLILSAAWVYSMGWSLPPFFGWSAYVPEGLLTSCSWDYMTFSPSVRAYTMLLFTFVFFIPLFVIMYCYFFIFRAIRDTNRAVGKINGEGGPRDSIKKMHRMKNEWKMAKIALIVILLYVISWSPYSCVALTAFAGYADMLTPYMNSVPAVIAKASAIHNPIIYAITHPKYRSAIAKYIPCLGVLLCVPRRDRFSSSSFMSTRRSTLTSQSSETSNLHRAGKTRLSSVSDSESGWTDTEADLSSVSSRPASRQVSSDIRKDLSDFKHTSSLRLNVKSRDSSIFDRTSAQSLAEPILNRTCTYISTVGDKDEISMAEVSLSSCLSSSANIVSENVDEKRPLVRIPSIIVTSESSPALLSEGRSGGPSRQLPGASVEAASVTVEAAGID comes from the exons GTGGCAATGGTGCAGAATGTTCGACATCCTTTCCCCACAGTGGATGTTCCAGACCATGCTCACTACACCATTGGCTCCGTCATTCTGGCAGTGGGCATCACCGGCATGGTGGGAAACTTCTTGGTCATGTATGCCTTCTGCAA GAGTAGGAGTCTGAGAACACCTGCCAACATGTTCATCATTAATCTAGCTGTCACTGACTTTCTGATGTGTGTCACTCAGACGCCAATCTTCTTCACCACCAGTCTGCACAAGCGATGGATCTTTGGGGAAAAAG GTTGTGAGTTATATGCATTCTGCGGCGCTCTGTTTGGTATCTGCTCAATGATCACACTCATGATTATTGCAGTAGATCGATACTTTGTGATCACTCGTCCTTTGGCCTCTATTGGCGTTATGTCACGCAAACGAGCCCTGTTAATACTCTCTGCTGCTTGGGTGTACTCTATGGGCTGGAGCCTGCCTCCGTTCTTTGGATGGA GTGCATATGTCCCTGAAGGTCTGCTGACATCCTGTTCGTGGGATTACATGACTTTCAGTCCTTCTGTACGAGCCTACACAATGCTGctctttacttttgttttcttcatcccCCTTTTTGTCATCATGTATTGCTACTTCTTCATCTTCAGGGCCATCCGAGATACCAACAG AGCTGTGGGAAAAATCAATGGAGAAGGAGGACCCAGAGACTCTATCAAGAAGATGCATCgaatgaaaaatgaatggaagATGGCAAAGATAGCACTCATAGTGATCCTTTTGTATGTCATCTCCTGGTCTCCGTACTCCTGTGTGGCTCTTACAGCTTTTGCTGG CTACGCTGACATGCTCACACCCTACATGAACTCTGTGCCTGCTGTGATTGCCAAAGCATCTGCCATACACAACCCAATCATCTATGCCATCACTCACCCCAAATACAG GTCTGCCATTGCAAAGTATATACCATGTCTGGGAGTCCTGCTGTGTGTGCCTCGTAGAGACCGGTTCAGCAGCAGTAGCTTTATGTCCACACGACGCTCCACTTTGACAAGCCAGTCCTCAGAGACCAGTAACCTGCACCGTGCCGGGAAGACACGCTTGTCCTCTGTGTCTGACAGCGAGTCG GGCTGGACGGACACAGAGGCAGATCTCTCCAGCGTGAGTTCACGTCCTGCTAGTCGTCAGGTCTCATCTGACATCCGTAAAGATTTGTCAGACTTCAAGCACACCAGCTCTCTGAGGTTGAATGTCAAGAGCAGAGACTCAAGTATCTTCGACAGAACCTCAGCCCAGAGTCTAGCTGAGCCAATCTTAAACCGGACCTGTACATACATCAGC ACGGTGGGCGACAAAGATGAGATCTCCATGGCTGAGGTCAGCCTGTCCAGTTGTCTCTCGTCCTCT GCAAATATAGTCTCAGAGAACGTTGATGAGAAAAGGCCGTTGGTTCGGATCCCTTCCATCATTGTGACGTCAGAGTCCAGTCCTGCCCTCCTCTCAGAAGGGCGCAGTGGCGGCCCATCCAGACAGCTCCCAGGTGCTTCGGTGGAGGCAGCCTCTGTCACTGTGGAAGCTGCTGGGATTGACTGA